A stretch of bacterium DNA encodes these proteins:
- a CDS encoding thioredoxin family protein: MRILSHFTYRPDRWRQLVWFCVLLLCCATVASAQDKQKLYDPEADAMAQVDEAVHRAEREQKHVLIQVGGNWCSWCRKLDRTMSANRVIDSLLQTDYVLLRVNYSKENRNMDVMERLAWPQRFGFPVLVVLDGEGTRLHTQDSGLLEKNGGHDPEAVARFLKLWSPSALAAESYRK; encoded by the coding sequence ATGCGCATATTATCCCATTTTACATACAGGCCCGACCGCTGGCGACAGCTGGTGTGGTTTTGTGTGTTGCTGCTTTGCTGCGCGACGGTTGCGAGTGCGCAGGACAAGCAGAAGCTGTACGATCCGGAAGCGGATGCGATGGCGCAGGTGGATGAGGCGGTGCATCGTGCTGAGCGGGAGCAGAAGCATGTTCTGATTCAGGTTGGCGGTAACTGGTGCAGCTGGTGCCGAAAGCTGGACAGAACGATGTCGGCGAACAGGGTGATTGATTCGCTGCTGCAGACCGACTATGTGCTGCTGCGTGTGAACTACAGCAAGGAAAACCGGAATATGGACGTTATGGAGCGGCTCGCCTGGCCGCAGCGTTTCGGTTTCCCGGTTCTTGTGGTGCTGGACGGTGAAGGGACGCGGCTGCATACGCAGGACAGCGGCCTTCTCGAAAAGAACGGGGGACATGATCCGGAAGCGGTAGCACGCTTTCTGAAATTGTGGAGCCCATCAGCACTCGCTGCGGAGAGTTACAGAAAATAA
- the purM gene encoding phosphoribosylformylglycinamidine cyclo-ligase: MTYKNAGVDIDSGEELVRRISGNVKSTHGPRVLTGIGGFGALFDASFTDYREPVLVSSVDGVGTKLKIAALADRHDTVGQDLVNHCVNDILTTGAKPLFFMDYFATGTLNPDVAEQVINGFVKACSENGCALIGGETAEMPGMYAPTEYDIAGTIVGLVEKSSILRRENVREGDVLIGLPSTGLHTNGYSLARAALLPHFAIDAHFDDLGGTLADALLAVHRSYYQPLFPLLSEGTIHGLSHVTGGGIIGNTSRVMPEQLALRVAWDAWERPRIFSMIQELGKVPEEDMRRTFNLGIGMICIVDKDAADGLMSTLADEQPVIMGEVVAA; the protein is encoded by the coding sequence TTGACCTACAAGAATGCCGGGGTGGACATCGATTCGGGGGAAGAACTGGTCCGCCGCATTTCCGGGAATGTCAAAAGCACGCACGGACCGCGCGTCTTGACCGGTATTGGAGGCTTCGGCGCCCTTTTCGATGCATCTTTCACCGATTATCGTGAACCCGTTCTGGTATCCAGCGTTGACGGCGTCGGTACCAAGCTGAAGATTGCAGCGCTGGCGGACCGTCACGATACCGTGGGACAGGATCTGGTGAATCACTGCGTTAACGACATTCTGACCACCGGTGCCAAGCCGCTGTTTTTCATGGACTACTTCGCCACCGGGACATTGAATCCGGACGTGGCGGAACAGGTTATCAATGGTTTTGTCAAGGCATGCAGCGAAAACGGCTGTGCGCTGATCGGCGGAGAAACGGCGGAGATGCCGGGTATGTACGCTCCGACGGAGTATGATATTGCCGGGACAATCGTGGGACTGGTTGAAAAATCGAGCATCCTGCGGAGGGAAAACGTCCGCGAAGGCGATGTCCTGATCGGACTCCCCTCGACGGGACTGCATACCAACGGATATTCTCTGGCCCGTGCAGCCCTGCTGCCTCACTTCGCCATAGACGCACATTTCGATGATCTCGGCGGGACGCTGGCCGATGCCCTTCTTGCTGTGCACCGGTCGTATTATCAGCCCCTGTTTCCCCTGCTCTCCGAGGGCACCATCCACGGGCTCTCCCATGTCACAGGAGGCGGGATCATTGGCAATACCTCACGTGTGATGCCTGAGCAGCTCGCCCTGCGTGTCGCATGGGACGCCTGGGAGCGTCCACGCATCTTCTCGATGATTCAGGAACTCGGCAAAGTGCCGGAAGAGGACATGCGTCGCACATTCAACCTCGGCATTGGCATGATCTGTATTGTTGACAAAGACGCGGCGGATGGATTGATGTCCACACTTGCGGACGAGCAGCCGGTCATAATGGGCGAAGTGGTTGCTGCCTGA
- a CDS encoding potassium channel protein: protein MTPFKKVIIALSFMVSLLVIGTGGYMLLEGYVFIDALYMAVITLGTVGYREVAPLSDAGKLFTIFLIIAGIGSVAYAVTQAIEYFISTIVFKRKRMERSIAKLTGHVILCGYGRIGRQVATQLAARGVRFVVIEHDPDVIEILDGMGFLYVQGNATDDEALRKGGIDDASTVVATLPTNADNVYVTLSVRNLNRDIRIVARAGDAASSNKLLQAGADKVISPYELGGRYIANSVVRPHVVNFMDVVSAARDESTQNLEIESLQVTDSCVYANKALRDTDIRAELNIIVLAIKKADGEFEYNPSPDTVLETGAMLICIGFAHHLDRLATLLGVGKE, encoded by the coding sequence GTGACCCCGTTCAAAAAAGTCATCATCGCCCTCTCCTTCATGGTCAGCCTCCTGGTCATAGGGACCGGCGGCTATATGCTGCTTGAAGGGTACGTGTTCATTGACGCCCTGTACATGGCAGTGATCACGTTGGGTACCGTCGGATACCGTGAAGTCGCTCCGTTGAGCGACGCCGGGAAACTATTCACCATCTTCCTCATCATTGCGGGAATCGGCAGCGTCGCATATGCGGTTACGCAGGCCATCGAATATTTCATCAGTACGATTGTATTCAAGAGAAAGCGCATGGAACGGAGCATAGCAAAACTGACAGGACACGTTATTCTCTGCGGTTACGGACGAATCGGCCGACAGGTTGCCACGCAACTGGCCGCACGCGGTGTGCGCTTCGTGGTGATCGAACACGATCCCGACGTCATTGAGATACTCGATGGGATGGGATTCCTTTACGTGCAGGGGAACGCGACAGATGACGAAGCGCTTCGCAAGGGAGGCATCGATGATGCCTCGACTGTCGTAGCCACGCTGCCGACGAATGCGGATAACGTCTACGTCACACTGTCTGTCCGCAATCTGAACAGGGATATTCGTATCGTTGCACGCGCGGGTGATGCGGCATCTTCCAACAAGCTTCTCCAGGCCGGTGCCGACAAAGTCATATCCCCCTATGAACTCGGCGGCCGGTACATCGCCAACAGTGTTGTGCGTCCCCATGTCGTGAATTTCATGGATGTGGTCAGTGCGGCAAGGGATGAAAGCACGCAGAATCTCGAAATCGAATCGCTGCAGGTGACGGACAGCTGTGTCTACGCCAACAAGGCACTGCGCGATACCGACATCCGTGCCGAACTCAACATCATCGTCCTGGCCATAAAAAAGGCGGATGGAGAATTCGAGTACAATCCTTCACCCGACACGGTACTCGAAACGGGAGCAATGCTCATCTGTATCGGATTCGCCCATCACCTCGACCGGCTGGCCACCCTTCTGGGCGTAGGGAAAGAGTAG
- a CDS encoding response regulator transcription factor, producing the protein MKRVLIIEDDPAIITGLEASFTAEHYEVHKEMDGEAGYQQALKLRPDIIILDLMLPSKNGEEICRDLRGKDVTTPILMLTSKSAEMDKVLGLELGADDYMTKPFSLRELHARVKALLRRAPDLQTPEEFTTGDLWVNLKTCEATKKGERVDLSAREFEVLKYFIVHRNEVVTRDMLLDDVWGYDQYPTTRTVDNYILSLRKKIEETPSSPQHLVTVHTAGYKFIG; encoded by the coding sequence ATGAAACGTGTCCTGATCATCGAAGACGATCCCGCCATTATCACCGGACTGGAGGCAAGTTTTACCGCCGAGCATTACGAGGTACACAAGGAAATGGACGGTGAGGCCGGATACCAGCAAGCCCTGAAGCTGCGCCCCGACATCATCATTCTCGACCTCATGCTCCCCTCAAAAAACGGGGAGGAGATCTGCAGAGATCTCCGCGGTAAAGACGTCACGACTCCCATCCTGATGCTGACCAGTAAAAGTGCGGAGATGGACAAGGTGCTCGGACTTGAACTCGGGGCGGACGATTACATGACCAAGCCATTTTCCCTCCGGGAACTGCATGCACGCGTGAAGGCGCTCCTGCGCCGCGCCCCCGATCTGCAGACCCCCGAAGAATTCACGACCGGGGATCTCTGGGTCAACCTCAAGACTTGTGAAGCGACGAAGAAAGGCGAAAGGGTCGACCTCAGCGCACGGGAATTCGAAGTACTCAAGTACTTCATCGTGCACAGGAATGAAGTCGTGACGAGGGACATGCTGCTCGATGATGTGTGGGGATATGATCAATATCCAACCACACGCACGGTGGACAACTACATTCTCTCCCTGCGGAAAAAAATCGAGGAAACCCCTTCATCTCCACAACATCTCGTGACCGTGCACACGGCGGGATACAAATTCATCGGCTGA
- a CDS encoding PDZ domain-containing protein: MPFLRNKALLLLLDVLALLLCVAGVEQSRLKGGLHAELKGEYSSSIAPDSISVASISKMEQILRPGDVILRVDGYPLHEVEDVEQVLDTRHAGSDVTITYRRDGVLKHTTYTLASFYSPTDIVIQSGGVLIFFALAFFVLSRRPSDTEALLFHHLAITVAGVIALTHGYFMMEPEGLGHLLRALLPSIYAFLGTLILHFSLVFPRPRPVSRTVLSLMYIPCVILTVVGLYTSYRATLPFDLAHAGAYFGTLTVTRVFMVVCSGIGIAIMLRTFQNTRDAIIRKQIAWVVFGVGFSILVYLLWQLGSTQYVTRLLPAEYNRLVDTVRLDESILILSLVLTGSFISIGIIRYRFFDIEFFFRRGTVITLVVASLSILFALILYAAMLLLTPSTAMGTYLLAILTLLPILLLFIPVRSLVQKSVDRWFFRVEYDFRKSLTSISRDIEHSVEPGEVAEAIVRGIDGVMHLHGAMVLLVREDRHLDVMAKSGFRRWNSMGLTVHPERLQDLPSKPIVLANVMENGCDVEEMRMEFADRFGVVMLFTIREEAGEVLGLIVLGNKRTGTRFTIEDMDMLHSITTQAGLHLQRLRLQEKLLLEKSEAARLRELSQMKSFFVSGVSHDLKTPLTSIKLFSELLEQQLPEDDASSRKYVGIMQGECDRLGRLINNVLDFTRIERGMMKYHFDVTELNVLAQRAYDVMQYQFSVAGFSCICALDDAPLLVEADADAMIEAVTNLLSNAMKYSGTSRRIELRTERRGSHAMLKVIDEGLGIDEQDIAHLFEPFFRSRSGAVQEHGGVGLGLALVKHIVDAHRGEIHVDSTPGGGSTFTITLHLVEEA; the protein is encoded by the coding sequence ATGCCGTTTCTTCGGAACAAAGCGCTGCTGCTACTCCTGGACGTCCTGGCACTGCTTCTCTGCGTTGCCGGGGTTGAACAGAGCCGTCTGAAAGGCGGGCTGCATGCTGAACTCAAAGGGGAATACTCCAGTTCCATCGCGCCTGATTCCATCAGCGTGGCCTCCATATCGAAGATGGAACAGATCCTTCGTCCCGGGGACGTCATCTTGCGTGTCGACGGCTATCCACTGCACGAGGTGGAGGATGTCGAGCAGGTACTCGACACCCGGCACGCCGGTAGTGATGTCACGATCACCTACCGCAGGGACGGTGTCCTCAAGCACACGACATACACGCTCGCGTCCTTCTATTCGCCAACAGACATCGTAATTCAGTCCGGCGGGGTACTGATTTTTTTCGCCCTGGCATTTTTCGTTCTCTCCCGGCGTCCCTCCGATACCGAAGCCCTGCTCTTTCATCATCTTGCCATCACGGTTGCCGGGGTGATCGCGCTGACGCACGGGTATTTCATGATGGAGCCGGAAGGTCTCGGCCATCTGCTGCGTGCACTGCTGCCCTCCATTTATGCCTTTCTGGGGACGCTGATCCTGCACTTTTCACTGGTATTTCCACGTCCACGTCCGGTCTCACGCACGGTCCTCTCCCTCATGTATATTCCCTGCGTGATACTGACGGTTGTAGGACTCTACACGAGCTACCGCGCAACACTCCCCTTCGATCTTGCGCATGCTGGTGCGTATTTCGGGACGCTGACTGTCACACGGGTGTTCATGGTCGTGTGCAGCGGTATCGGTATTGCGATCATGCTGCGGACATTCCAGAATACGCGCGATGCGATCATCCGCAAGCAGATCGCCTGGGTGGTGTTCGGCGTAGGCTTCAGCATCCTGGTCTATCTGCTCTGGCAGCTCGGCAGTACCCAGTATGTCACGCGGCTGCTGCCGGCGGAATACAACCGCCTCGTCGACACGGTACGCCTTGACGAGAGCATCCTGATTCTTTCCCTGGTATTGACGGGCAGTTTCATTTCCATCGGCATCATCCGCTATCGATTCTTCGATATCGAATTCTTTTTCCGCCGGGGCACCGTCATCACACTCGTGGTGGCAAGTCTTTCTATCCTTTTCGCACTGATCCTGTACGCAGCGATGCTGCTTCTTACGCCATCGACAGCGATGGGCACGTATCTACTGGCGATTCTGACGCTGCTCCCGATATTGCTGCTTTTCATCCCCGTACGCTCACTGGTGCAGAAGTCCGTCGATCGCTGGTTTTTCAGGGTTGAATATGATTTCAGAAAAAGTCTGACCAGCATCAGCCGTGATATCGAGCACAGCGTCGAGCCCGGTGAGGTTGCGGAGGCAATTGTGCGAGGAATCGATGGAGTCATGCATCTGCACGGAGCGATGGTGCTTCTGGTGCGCGAGGACAGGCATCTCGACGTCATGGCGAAATCCGGGTTCCGACGCTGGAACTCCATGGGATTGACCGTGCATCCTGAACGACTGCAGGACCTCCCTTCCAAGCCCATTGTCCTGGCGAACGTGATGGAGAACGGCTGCGACGTCGAAGAGATGCGAATGGAGTTCGCCGACCGCTTTGGCGTAGTCATGCTGTTTACCATACGCGAGGAAGCTGGCGAGGTTCTCGGACTCATCGTGCTTGGCAACAAGCGGACGGGAACACGTTTCACCATTGAAGACATGGACATGCTGCACAGCATCACGACGCAGGCCGGGCTCCATCTCCAGCGACTGCGCCTGCAGGAGAAGCTGCTGCTCGAAAAAAGTGAAGCTGCGCGTCTTCGGGAGCTGAGCCAGATGAAGAGCTTCTTCGTCTCAGGCGTCTCCCATGATCTGAAAACACCCCTGACTTCCATCAAGCTCTTTTCCGAATTACTGGAGCAGCAGCTGCCCGAAGACGATGCCTCATCCCGTAAATATGTCGGCATCATGCAGGGAGAGTGCGACCGGCTGGGGAGATTGATCAACAATGTGCTCGACTTCACCCGTATTGAACGCGGAATGATGAAGTATCATTTCGACGTGACAGAGCTCAATGTCCTGGCGCAGCGTGCATACGACGTCATGCAGTATCAGTTCAGCGTCGCGGGATTTTCCTGCATCTGCGCACTTGATGATGCGCCGTTGTTGGTAGAGGCGGATGCGGATGCCATGATTGAGGCCGTGACCAACCTGCTCTCGAATGCCATGAAATACAGCGGGACCTCGAGGCGCATTGAACTGCGCACCGAGCGCAGAGGCTCGCATGCCATGTTGAAAGTGATTGACGAGGGACTCGGTATCGACGAGCAGGATATCGCACATCTGTTTGAACCGTTCTTTCGGTCGCGATCCGGAGCCGTACAGGAACATGGCGGGGTGGGACTCGGACTTGCACTCGTGAAACATATCGTCGACGCGCATCGCGGTGAGATCCATGTCGACAGTACTCCGGGCGGAGGCAGTACATTTACCATCACTCTTCACCTTGTGGAGGAAGCATGA
- a CDS encoding 5'-nucleotidase C-terminal domain-containing protein, which translates to MKSIFTTLMTLLLVVSLQAQPNQYLTILHLNDTHSNMLAGTPRSPQTGQGLVGGAARAATYVQSCYGETLPPVLLHAGDAFFGDPMFNLLALPPGTQRSVDLEALMALNCDAMALGNHEFDAGPDLLTEVITNTFGLVPDYVNEPDIPLLSANLEIPASYPNAPVLAGHIHPYTIVERGPFKIGIIGLTTPSTNATSMPSPLRIIGMDETEIGQVLAQVGGIAQDLIVDQDCNYIILLSHMGMELDKLIATNVPLINIIVGGHDHLATKKPVVIQNAMTGEDVYIVQTEGFYRQIGNIELRMNNGEITLQHYKLVDLDASIQEDQTMLAALDPAVQGIEAYVPGMFSMPITSCSCPFTEVAHRLRTPGPKDTRVGNLVSDAFQDMTGADIGLQPGGSTAQALYHGPILPVDIFRMIGYGANDVDAMGFPVVLFDITGAELAKGLEFTLADIDVEDEYFLQVSRNLKYVYDPTKPAGSRLSAVLFKGSPLDMTATYSVATNELVVLFLNALGVGYSNLSYYPDANSEFELLVNYIVGTGLTSLPCGPHAGRIVATPSPILPNPTASTPPMAKITNSSPNPFIGETAVQFEVNGEMAVSVKVYDVIGREVATLHDGYATTGVHTALFNADGLPSGMYFCRMLTADGTVQTLKMLKTR; encoded by the coding sequence ATGAAGTCGATTTTCACCACCCTGATGACACTGTTGCTTGTGGTCTCGCTGCAGGCACAGCCAAACCAGTATCTCACGATTCTGCATCTCAATGACACACATTCGAATATGCTTGCCGGCACCCCACGCTCGCCGCAAACGGGCCAGGGACTCGTCGGTGGCGCGGCCCGGGCCGCGACATATGTGCAATCCTGCTACGGCGAAACACTGCCGCCCGTGCTGCTGCATGCAGGCGACGCATTTTTCGGCGATCCCATGTTCAACCTGCTCGCTCTGCCTCCCGGCACACAGCGCTCCGTTGACCTCGAAGCCCTGATGGCCCTGAACTGCGACGCGATGGCACTTGGCAATCACGAGTTCGATGCCGGTCCCGATCTCCTGACCGAAGTTATCACCAACACCTTTGGCCTGGTGCCAGACTACGTGAACGAGCCGGACATCCCGTTGCTGTCTGCAAACCTGGAAATCCCGGCGAGCTACCCCAACGCACCGGTACTTGCGGGACACATCCACCCGTACACCATCGTGGAACGTGGTCCTTTCAAAATCGGCATCATTGGCCTGACAACACCGTCCACCAACGCCACCTCCATGCCGTCTCCCCTGCGCATCATCGGAATGGATGAGACGGAGATCGGTCAGGTTCTCGCCCAGGTTGGGGGTATCGCCCAGGATCTGATTGTCGACCAGGACTGCAACTACATCATCCTGCTCTCGCACATGGGCATGGAGCTCGACAAGCTCATCGCGACCAATGTTCCTCTGATCAATATCATCGTCGGGGGACATGACCACCTCGCGACAAAGAAACCGGTTGTGATCCAGAATGCCATGACGGGAGAAGATGTCTATATCGTGCAAACCGAGGGATTCTACCGTCAGATCGGAAACATCGAACTGCGCATGAATAATGGGGAAATTACCCTGCAGCACTACAAGCTCGTCGATCTCGATGCTTCCATTCAGGAAGATCAGACCATGCTCGCTGCACTGGATCCCGCGGTTCAGGGAATAGAAGCCTACGTTCCGGGAATGTTCTCCATGCCGATCACGAGCTGCAGCTGCCCGTTCACCGAGGTCGCGCACAGGCTGCGGACACCGGGACCCAAGGATACGCGGGTGGGCAATCTTGTCTCCGACGCGTTTCAGGATATGACAGGTGCGGATATCGGCCTGCAGCCCGGTGGATCGACTGCGCAGGCGCTGTATCACGGACCGATTCTCCCTGTCGACATCTTTCGCATGATCGGCTACGGTGCAAATGATGTGGATGCCATGGGCTTCCCGGTCGTTCTTTTCGACATCACCGGGGCCGAACTCGCGAAGGGTCTCGAATTTACGCTGGCGGATATCGACGTCGAAGATGAGTATTTCCTCCAGGTCAGCCGCAATCTCAAGTACGTGTACGATCCCACGAAACCGGCGGGCAGCCGGTTGTCGGCCGTACTGTTCAAGGGGAGCCCCCTTGACATGACAGCTACCTACTCGGTCGCCACCAACGAACTCGTTGTACTGTTCCTCAATGCGCTCGGTGTCGGGTACAGCAATCTGAGTTACTATCCCGACGCCAACTCCGAGTTTGAATTGCTGGTCAACTATATCGTCGGTACCGGTCTGACCTCGCTGCCCTGCGGACCGCATGCCGGCCGTATTGTGGCGACACCATCCCCGATTCTCCCAAACCCTACGGCGTCGACCCCGCCGATGGCGAAGATCACGAACAGCTCCCCCAATCCGTTCATCGGTGAAACTGCGGTGCAGTTCGAGGTGAACGGCGAAATGGCAGTCAGCGTCAAGGTCTATGACGTGATCGGACGTGAAGTCGCGACGCTGCACGACGGTTATGCCACGACTGGCGTCCACACCGCTCTGTTCAACGCAGACGGATTGCCCTCAGGAATGTATTTCTGCAGGATGCTCACAGCTGACGGTACAGTACAGACACTGAAAATGCTGAAGACGCGGTAA